A window of Ignavibacteriales bacterium contains these coding sequences:
- a CDS encoding S46 family peptidase, with protein sequence MTNHFTLPKPVKLLISLVLLSFILGMIPVSPEEGMYPLSEINKIDLQKAGLKIDSKEVYNPNGVSLVDALVSLGGCTGSFISDNGLIITNHHCAFGAITRASTVENNYLENGFLAKTLAEEIPSQGGICRITESYQDVSDIILGVIQNVTDPVERTKVIAQKIKELSDAAANEKESIVAEVSEMFAGKTYVLFKYRVIRDVRLAYAPPQSIGNFGGETDNWVWPRHTGDFSLMRAYVAPDGKAATYSKDNVPFKPKKFLKINPNGVEEGDFVFQLGYPGRTFRHRPAQYLKYQQDYLLPYTSDLYQYAIETMQELSAGNKELTLAFANRIKGLANTMKNYQGKIKGLKKINLVAQKQEEEKQLQLFINSDPALKTKYGNLLEEIKNVFEKVNQNAISDLWLRQINNFSPALQLATFVLNYTEDAQKPDNERRLAYQEKNIKQTLAAMENSKQNYNADFEKTMLMKMFMDANEFKESSRILAVDEILEGNGVNPEEAFQFFVSSNIISSKIRDKEYFNSLITKKPEEIAALQDPLFIFTRKLRMQNQVSDKENQKNEGKLNKLYGDLVDVKMLWKKTNFIPDANSTLRLTYGYIKGYNPVDAVYMEPFTSIEGVIEKGATGGDDFVIPDKLRTVYDKKDFGKYVSKKTGKLPVAMLYDMDTTGGNSGSPVLDAYGNLIGVNFDRAYEATINDFAWNESYSRSIGVDIRYVLWVMDKIGGAENILKEIGL encoded by the coding sequence ATGACAAATCATTTTACGTTACCTAAACCGGTCAAATTATTAATCTCGTTAGTTTTATTGTCGTTCATACTTGGAATGATTCCGGTTTCACCTGAAGAAGGAATGTATCCTTTAAGTGAGATAAATAAAATTGATCTTCAAAAAGCCGGATTAAAAATTGATTCTAAAGAAGTTTATAATCCTAATGGAGTTAGTCTTGTTGATGCACTTGTAAGTCTTGGCGGATGTACTGGATCGTTCATCTCCGATAATGGCTTGATTATAACCAATCATCATTGTGCTTTTGGTGCAATTACAAGAGCCAGTACCGTAGAGAATAATTATCTTGAAAATGGTTTTCTTGCAAAGACACTTGCAGAAGAAATCCCATCACAAGGAGGTATTTGCAGAATTACTGAATCTTATCAGGATGTTTCTGATATAATTCTCGGTGTAATTCAAAATGTAACTGATCCCGTAGAACGCACAAAAGTAATTGCGCAAAAGATAAAAGAACTTTCAGACGCTGCCGCAAATGAGAAAGAATCTATCGTTGCAGAAGTTTCCGAAATGTTTGCCGGCAAGACATACGTTTTGTTCAAGTATAGAGTGATTCGCGATGTCCGTCTTGCATACGCTCCTCCTCAATCGATCGGTAATTTTGGCGGTGAAACCGATAATTGGGTTTGGCCAAGACACACAGGAGATTTTTCGTTGATGCGTGCTTACGTTGCACCTGACGGTAAAGCGGCTACTTATTCAAAAGATAATGTTCCCTTCAAACCAAAAAAATTCTTAAAGATAAATCCTAATGGAGTTGAAGAAGGAGATTTTGTTTTTCAACTTGGCTACCCGGGCAGAACATTCCGCCATCGTCCTGCACAGTATTTGAAATATCAGCAAGATTATTTACTTCCGTACACTTCCGATCTTTACCAGTATGCAATAGAAACAATGCAAGAACTTAGTGCAGGAAATAAAGAACTTACACTTGCTTTTGCGAACCGCATAAAAGGTCTTGCTAACACAATGAAAAATTATCAAGGTAAGATTAAAGGTTTGAAGAAGATTAATCTTGTTGCACAAAAACAAGAAGAAGAAAAGCAGCTGCAGCTATTTATTAATTCCGATCCTGCTTTGAAAACAAAATACGGTAATCTATTGGAAGAGATAAAAAATGTTTTTGAAAAGGTAAATCAAAATGCTATATCAGATTTGTGGTTAAGACAAATCAATAACTTTTCTCCAGCACTTCAACTTGCTACGTTTGTTTTAAATTATACGGAAGACGCCCAAAAGCCTGATAATGAAAGAAGACTGGCTTACCAGGAGAAAAATATCAAACAAACTCTTGCAGCAATGGAAAATTCAAAGCAGAATTACAATGCAGATTTTGAAAAAACGATGCTTATGAAAATGTTCATGGATGCAAATGAATTCAAAGAGTCCTCTCGAATTTTGGCAGTTGATGAGATACTAGAAGGAAACGGAGTTAATCCCGAAGAAGCTTTTCAGTTTTTTGTCAGTAGTAATATTATCAGCTCAAAAATCCGCGACAAAGAATATTTCAATTCACTTATAACAAAGAAGCCCGAAGAGATTGCAGCATTACAAGATCCTCTCTTCATTTTTACCAGAAAACTTAGAATGCAGAACCAGGTAAGTGACAAGGAAAACCAAAAGAATGAAGGCAAGCTTAATAAACTTTATGGTGATCTTGTTGATGTAAAAATGCTGTGGAAGAAAACCAATTTCATTCCGGATGCGAACAGCACACTGCGGCTTACATACGGATATATTAAAGGTTATAATCCGGTAGATGCAGTTTATATGGAACCGTTCACTTCAATTGAAGGAGTAATTGAAAAAGGTGCTACTGGCGGTGATGATTTTGTTATTCCGGATAAGTTGCGAACAGTTTATGATAAAAAAGATTTTGGAAAATATGTAAGCAAGAAAACCGGCAAACTTCCGGTTGCTATGCTTTACGATATGGATACAACTGGAGGAAATTCCGGCAGTCCGGTTTTAGATGCTTACGGAAATTTGATCGGAGTTAATTTTGACCGTGCGTATGAAGCAACAATAAATGATTTTGCCTGGAATGAATCTTACAGCCGTTCAATAGGTGTTGATATACGTTATGTTTTGTGGGTTATGGATAAGATCGGTGGTGCAGAGAATATATTAAAAGAAATAGGATTGTAA
- a CDS encoding sulfite exporter TauE/SafE family protein has translation MNSIIQIFLGSLLLSLVHATIPSHWLPLIAIGKAEKWTDKETLTVTAITGVSHTISTVIIGIIVGLVGYKLSESYHYITHYVAPVILIILGIIYFYLEYQHSLIKTAHHHHHIHIDEIIEKRKSKRSIVLTLSVAMFFSPCLEIEVYYFTASRLGWLGIGIVSVVYFFVTVLGMMFLVHFASKGVRKLNWHFLEHHDKLISGIVLIIVGVLAFFVEY, from the coding sequence GTGAATTCAATAATACAAATATTTTTAGGAAGTCTTCTGCTTAGCTTGGTTCACGCTACAATACCAAGTCACTGGCTTCCTTTAATTGCAATTGGCAAAGCTGAGAAGTGGACCGACAAAGAAACGTTAACTGTAACTGCAATCACCGGGGTTTCACATACAATTAGCACTGTTATTATTGGAATTATTGTTGGCTTGGTCGGTTATAAACTATCCGAGTCTTATCATTACATTACTCATTATGTTGCACCGGTAATTTTAATAATTCTTGGCATTATCTATTTCTACTTGGAATACCAGCACAGTTTAATCAAAACAGCTCATCACCATCATCATATTCACATTGATGAAATAATCGAAAAACGAAAGAGTAAAAGATCAATTGTACTAACGCTAAGTGTAGCAATGTTCTTCTCCCCATGTTTGGAAATTGAAGTATACTATTTCACCGCCAGCCGTTTAGGATGGTTGGGAATTGGAATTGTCTCTGTAGTTTATTTTTTCGTTACAGTTCTTGGAATGATGTTTCTTGTGCACTTTGCTTCGAAGGGTGTTCGCAAACTTAATTGGCATTTTTTAGAGCATCATGATAAACTAATTAGTGGAATAGTTTTGATCATTGTTGGTGTGCTCGCATTTTTTGTGGAGTATTGA
- a CDS encoding sigma-54 dependent transcriptional regulator, which translates to MKDSRILIADDDETLCYLLKEELVNEGYSVDVVYDGKDAIENLKKRFYDILLLDLEMREVHGEKVLGYAKENHPSLQVIVLTAKSDMRTAIDCIKQGAYDFITKPYEFGQLCVIIERALDHKDLLIKNKILTSKISQLPSNTIIGESDVIKKINRLAERAAKSDSNILLEGETGTGKELFAEFIHKHSNHADKPFVAINCASLPDQLIESELFGYEKGAFTDAKSSKQGLVEIAHGGTLFLDEIGELSLALQPKLLRFLENGEFRRVGGVVNLNSSVRVIGATNKNLMEEAEKKNFRRDLLFRLNVITLTIPPLREREGDVLLLSEYFLQKKSPVRSIKKLSTDAKNDLQRYNFPGNVRELEHIIERAIIFSESDTIQSKDLNVPKEDFDFANFVKDDGTLLTMDELEKIHIKRALEHHNWNRENTARALDISQKTLYSKILKFNLK; encoded by the coding sequence ATGAAAGACTCAAGAATTTTAATTGCCGATGACGATGAAACCCTTTGTTACCTTTTAAAAGAAGAATTGGTAAACGAAGGGTACTCGGTAGATGTTGTTTATGATGGAAAAGATGCCATTGAAAATTTGAAGAAACGTTTTTATGATATTCTATTACTCGATCTTGAAATGCGCGAAGTTCATGGAGAAAAAGTTTTAGGTTATGCCAAAGAAAATCATCCTTCGTTACAAGTAATTGTTTTAACCGCAAAGTCAGATATGCGAACAGCTATTGACTGCATTAAGCAAGGTGCGTATGATTTCATTACTAAACCATACGAGTTCGGTCAACTTTGTGTAATTATTGAACGCGCACTTGATCATAAAGACCTGCTGATTAAAAATAAAATACTTACATCAAAAATTAGTCAACTCCCTTCCAATACAATTATCGGGGAGAGTGATGTAATAAAAAAAATTAATCGTTTGGCAGAACGTGCGGCAAAATCTGATTCCAATATTTTGCTTGAAGGCGAAACCGGAACCGGCAAAGAATTATTCGCAGAATTTATTCATAAACATTCCAATCATGCCGATAAACCATTTGTTGCTATCAATTGTGCATCTCTTCCGGATCAGCTAATAGAGAGCGAACTTTTCGGTTATGAAAAGGGGGCTTTCACTGATGCAAAATCTTCTAAACAAGGATTGGTCGAAATCGCACACGGAGGCACACTTTTTCTTGATGAGATTGGTGAATTAAGTTTAGCCTTACAGCCTAAACTTTTACGATTTCTTGAGAATGGAGAATTCAGAAGGGTAGGAGGAGTAGTAAATTTGAATTCTTCTGTCCGTGTTATTGGTGCAACAAATAAAAATTTAATGGAAGAAGCGGAAAAGAAAAATTTTCGCCGCGATCTGTTATTTAGACTAAATGTTATCACATTAACAATTCCTCCGTTGCGTGAACGTGAAGGAGACGTGCTTCTGCTTTCAGAATATTTTCTTCAGAAGAAATCACCGGTTCGTTCGATCAAAAAACTTTCTACCGATGCTAAAAATGATTTGCAGCGTTATAACTTCCCCGGTAATGTTAGAGAGCTGGAACATATAATTGAGCGGGCAATAATATTTTCCGAAAGCGATACAATTCAATCTAAAGATTTGAACGTGCCTAAAGAAGATTTTGATTTTGCCAACTTTGTAAAAGATGACGGCACTCTTCTAACTATGGATGAATTGGAAAAAATTCATATTAAGCGGGCTTTAGAACATCATAATTGGAACCGCGAAAATACAGCCCGCGCTTTAGATATTAGCCAAAAGACACTCTATTCAAAAATTCTAAAGTTCAATCTTAAATAG
- a CDS encoding response regulator, translated as MKKDSSVKHLAHDLNNIFTRILNSIDLLKRKVANIDSILPILNNIESGTYLASEMIDDTFGNTSNKIIQRKINLNSIIADIVRSYTLQQKDKIGFHLSLEKNLKQVNGKYSDFYRVILNLVINSIEAIDGNGLIRIKTCNLENEDKIQIIINDNGSGIEEQFLSQVFNEDYSTKNKNKISGVGLSIVKEIIEDYNGTISVSSEVSKGSEFTITLNSAPILHDKPAQSGKTILIAEDEDILRELLTELLQSYDYSILTATNGIEVLDILKVRTPDLLIIDKKMPEMDGLTCLHEINKAGYVLPIVLASGSPSEFDETLPNNFISKIINKPYNFEELHSLVKELIG; from the coding sequence ATGAAAAAGGATTCCTCTGTAAAACATCTTGCACATGATCTTAATAATATTTTCACACGCATACTTAACAGTATAGACCTTCTTAAAAGAAAAGTTGCTAACATTGATTCTATCCTTCCTATCCTGAATAACATTGAAAGCGGCACTTATCTTGCATCAGAGATGATTGATGATACATTTGGCAATACTTCAAATAAAATTATCCAGCGAAAAATTAATTTAAATTCGATTATCGCAGATATAGTCCGTTCATATACTTTACAACAAAAAGACAAAATTGGTTTTCACCTTTCACTTGAAAAAAACCTTAAACAAGTAAACGGCAAGTATTCTGATTTTTATCGGGTAATCTTAAATCTCGTAATTAATTCAATTGAAGCAATTGATGGGAATGGATTAATAAGAATTAAAACATGCAATTTAGAAAATGAAGATAAAATTCAAATTATCATAAACGATAACGGAAGCGGTATCGAAGAGCAGTTTCTTTCTCAAGTATTCAATGAAGACTATTCAACTAAAAATAAAAATAAAATTTCCGGCGTTGGATTATCTATCGTTAAAGAGATTATTGAAGATTATAATGGAACTATTTCCGTTTCAAGTGAAGTAAGCAAAGGTTCTGAATTTACTATCACATTAAATTCTGCACCGATACTGCATGATAAACCTGCACAAAGCGGAAAAACAATTTTGATTGCAGAAGATGAAGATATACTTCGCGAACTTCTTACAGAACTTTTACAATCTTATGATTACTCAATACTTACTGCAACAAACGGAATTGAAGTTCTGGATATACTTAAAGTGAGAACGCCAGATCTACTGATCATTGATAAAAAAATGCCTGAGATGGATGGACTAACATGTTTGCATGAAATTAATAAAGCAGGTTACGTTTTACCAATCGTCCTTGCTTCAGGCTCACCTTCTGAATTTGATGAAACTCTTCCCAATAATTTTATAAGTAAAATCATCAACAAGCCGTACAACTTTGAGGAATTGCATTCTTTAGTAAAAGAATTAATTGGGTAG
- a CDS encoding response regulator: protein MKKILIIDDSPDSVFLLQDRLEREGFEIAKAYNGEMGIQKAVDEKPDLILLDIMMPDISGYDVCKTLSSKDETKLIPIILLTALTEADNLKKGLQSGAFDYIKKPFNRIELIARINSALRFSETNKFLIEIEKIKTFAATVVTANHEIKQPLTLINLSTAAIRREFSKTNYSSENILKRIEFIENAARDIIAVLNKLGSIKKPVITPYVNDLNIIDLKSDEKKDLPN from the coding sequence ATGAAAAAAATTCTGATCATTGATGATAGTCCGGATAGCGTCTTTTTACTTCAAGACAGACTGGAGCGTGAAGGTTTTGAAATTGCAAAAGCTTATAATGGTGAAATGGGGATTCAAAAAGCTGTTGATGAAAAACCGGATCTTATACTTTTAGATATTATGATGCCTGATATTTCCGGTTATGACGTCTGTAAAACTTTGTCTTCTAAAGATGAAACAAAACTTATTCCGATAATTTTATTAACCGCTTTGACAGAAGCAGACAATTTAAAAAAAGGATTGCAGTCGGGTGCTTTCGATTATATCAAGAAACCTTTTAACCGCATTGAATTAATTGCACGAATAAATTCAGCGCTTAGATTCAGTGAGACAAATAAATTTCTTATTGAAATAGAAAAGATTAAAACATTTGCTGCAACTGTTGTAACTGCAAATCACGAGATAAAACAACCCTTAACATTGATCAATCTTTCAACTGCAGCTATTCGTAGAGAATTTTCTAAAACAAATTATTCTTCAGAAAACATCTTAAAGAGAATTGAGTTTATTGAAAATGCCGCAAGAGATATTATTGCGGTTCTTAATAAGCTTGGTTCTATTAAAAAACCGGTAATCACGCCTTACGTTAACGATCTTAATATAATTGATTTGAAGTCAGATGAGAAAAAAGACCTACCCAATTAA
- a CDS encoding ATP-binding protein gives MKLNYRFILIAFLIVLVMSIASTFVFYSLTGKVLTQQQSKIVLNSTNDFAFAFQNEQVKLEEDFRLISSFVNSFNRINLDSTSIDFCFTLVNDSLINNREFKVKSGSYLNIRSSSFRQFFSDNPNVILKYAQFPHGKTVYYGNQISSKYLNRISQKIRAEVALVINNSPDEISNPEKNQVHLLSIINAVRNLKYRNSFDLFTAELDNADFTAALFIPKSILTPGAKINFIVFNVYKEGVEFRDTLRLVMLLVVIAGSVITFIVVWVFTAKLREQVSLLSQAAEITGKGNLDHRVPILTKDEVGKFGETFNHMLDELVRNKRAEKEYSEFLTLINQNPTLIEISDASLSKIIKSTGLTFGVLYLVEQKSLRLISSFGISKKFIELKQDVSLYSNAIEKKEKVEFRFSDNFPEIKTGIASIKIKYLMIYPIIYNKETIGVLELAAESDPHTDVRNYIDNIHEQLAVGIINAKSFEQLENFIGELKKLNEEYQKQNKQIIKQNDELKELHEQLKDKADEIERQRIKAVELTKVKSEFLASMSHELRTPLISILGLTELLIKDSSVVIKAKDRLNIVHRNGKKLLSLITNILEFSKFESGKIEVKKESFLLNDILEEIYPNIQQITSEKNIEFNFDVKRNSNVLLNTDRSKLEQILINLLVNAVKFTDKGSVRLGIKLINGTDIEFSVTDTGIGISDENKKIIFSEFRQVDSSTSRKYGGAGLGLAICKKYVELLGGTLSLQSESGNGSRFYFMLPDTVLDVVEVQEHQFLTLTDPEKERQLTKSILIINDNIDTQKLIGDYLASYDYNVIITSNTDDGLRLAKEKLPYAVIFNPFINEGNLWTFIPAMKSNASTRHIPIVLTIIVEEEKVGWEPEIFDFIIEKINYNEFKELISKVESHFEKNIRKIIFIDTHQNEFETLKKSFGDAFDIAIISTSANVGERIQNEKPNLIIIDIATFMEQSLQMIYEISQDRQLKNVPVILKVPKVFTHDQINKLNNKFKEIALIVKSHPLDVLKVLRDRLKIDDDTTNRKNNLIEETYPNEQTNYYLKNENSKDSKPTVLIVDDDNDALFTIGEFVKEMNCNTIFAHNGMECLLTLNHIEPDLIFLDIMMPQMDGFETIKQIRNEKRFENIPVIALTAYAMLDNKEVIEKNGFNDLVTKPINSQVLASKLKKYLKAKVS, from the coding sequence ACTCAGCAACAGTCAAAAATTGTTTTAAATTCTACTAATGATTTTGCATTTGCATTCCAAAACGAACAAGTAAAATTGGAAGAGGATTTTCGTCTAATCTCTTCTTTCGTTAATTCTTTTAATAGAATAAATCTAGATTCAACTTCAATAGATTTTTGTTTTACACTTGTAAATGATTCTCTTATTAACAATCGGGAATTCAAAGTAAAATCCGGCTCATATCTCAATATTAGATCTTCATCATTTAGACAATTTTTTTCCGATAATCCAAATGTAATTCTTAAATATGCACAATTTCCCCACGGCAAAACTGTTTATTACGGAAATCAAATTTCGTCCAAGTATTTAAATCGAATCTCCCAAAAAATACGCGCTGAAGTTGCTTTGGTAATTAATAATTCTCCGGATGAGATCTCCAATCCGGAAAAAAACCAAGTTCATCTTTTAAGTATAATAAATGCAGTACGGAATTTAAAATACCGTAATAGTTTTGATTTATTTACTGCCGAGTTGGACAATGCAGATTTTACCGCTGCACTATTTATTCCAAAATCTATTCTAACTCCAGGTGCAAAAATTAATTTTATTGTTTTTAATGTTTATAAAGAAGGTGTTGAATTCCGGGATACATTAAGATTAGTAATGTTGCTTGTTGTAATTGCAGGAAGTGTTATAACCTTTATTGTAGTTTGGGTTTTTACTGCTAAGCTTAGAGAACAGGTCTCTCTATTAAGTCAGGCAGCAGAAATCACAGGGAAGGGAAATCTTGATCACCGCGTCCCGATTCTTACAAAAGATGAAGTCGGTAAGTTCGGTGAAACATTCAACCATATGCTTGATGAATTAGTCCGGAATAAAAGAGCTGAAAAAGAATATTCTGAGTTCTTAACTCTCATTAACCAAAACCCAACCTTAATTGAAATATCCGATGCCTCACTTTCTAAAATAATTAAGTCAACCGGATTAACATTTGGTGTACTATATCTTGTTGAGCAAAAATCTTTAAGATTAATATCGTCATTTGGAATCAGTAAAAAATTTATTGAATTAAAACAAGACGTGAGTCTATATAGTAATGCGATTGAGAAGAAAGAAAAAGTTGAATTCCGGTTCAGCGATAACTTCCCCGAAATAAAAACTGGTATAGCTTCTATAAAGATTAAGTATTTAATGATATACCCGATTATTTATAACAAAGAGACAATTGGAGTACTTGAATTAGCTGCAGAGTCCGACCCTCATACAGATGTTCGTAATTATATTGATAATATTCATGAACAGCTTGCAGTTGGAATTATCAATGCAAAATCTTTTGAACAGCTTGAAAATTTTATTGGTGAATTGAAGAAACTCAATGAAGAATATCAAAAGCAGAATAAACAGATCATTAAGCAAAACGATGAATTGAAAGAACTACACGAGCAATTAAAAGACAAAGCTGATGAAATTGAACGACAGAGAATCAAAGCAGTTGAATTAACAAAAGTGAAATCCGAATTTTTAGCTAGTATGTCTCATGAACTCCGAACACCTTTAATTTCTATTCTTGGATTGACAGAATTATTGATTAAAGATAGTTCGGTTGTTATAAAAGCTAAGGACCGCTTGAATATAGTTCATCGAAACGGGAAAAAATTGCTTTCTTTAATTACCAATATTTTGGAATTCTCAAAATTTGAGTCCGGCAAAATTGAAGTTAAGAAAGAGAGCTTTTTGTTGAATGATATACTTGAAGAAATTTATCCGAACATTCAACAAATCACATCAGAGAAAAATATTGAGTTTAATTTTGATGTTAAGAGAAATTCTAATGTTCTTCTTAATACTGATAGGAGTAAGCTGGAACAGATTCTAATTAACTTATTGGTAAATGCAGTTAAGTTTACCGATAAAGGATCTGTCCGACTTGGTATTAAACTAATCAATGGAACTGATATCGAGTTCAGTGTAACTGATACAGGCATAGGCATCTCTGATGAAAACAAGAAAATTATTTTTAGCGAGTTTAGACAGGTAGACAGCAGCACATCCAGAAAATATGGTGGTGCAGGTTTAGGTCTTGCTATCTGTAAAAAATATGTTGAACTGCTTGGAGGAACACTTTCTCTTCAAAGCGAATCCGGAAATGGTTCACGATTTTATTTTATGTTACCTGATACCGTACTCGATGTTGTTGAAGTTCAAGAGCATCAATTTTTAACTTTAACTGATCCAGAAAAAGAAAGACAACTGACAAAATCCATACTCATAATTAACGATAATATTGATACGCAAAAGTTAATTGGTGATTATTTGGCTTCATATGATTACAATGTTATTATAACTTCAAACACTGATGACGGGTTACGTTTGGCGAAAGAAAAGTTACCATATGCAGTTATATTTAACCCATTTATAAATGAAGGTAATCTATGGACTTTTATTCCTGCTATGAAAAGCAACGCATCAACACGGCACATACCGATTGTTCTTACAATAATTGTAGAAGAAGAAAAAGTCGGATGGGAACCGGAGATCTTTGATTTTATTATTGAAAAAATTAATTACAATGAGTTTAAGGAATTGATATCGAAGGTTGAATCGCATTTTGAAAAAAATATTCGAAAGATTATTTTTATAGATACCCATCAAAATGAATTTGAAACACTCAAAAAATCTTTTGGAGATGCTTTTGATATTGCTATTATTTCTACTTCAGCAAATGTTGGTGAGCGAATTCAAAATGAGAAACCGAATTTGATTATAATAGATATTGCTACCTTTATGGAACAATCATTACAAATGATTTATGAAATATCTCAAGACAGACAGTTAAAAAATGTTCCGGTTATATTAAAGGTACCAAAAGTCTTCACTCACGATCAAATAAATAAATTGAATAATAAGTTTAAGGAAATAGCATTAATAGTTAAATCACACCCGTTGGATGTGTTGAAAGTATTACGCGACAGATTAAAGATTGATGACGATACTACAAATAGAAAAAATAATCTTATTGAAGAAACGTATCCAAATGAACAAACAAATTATTATCTGAAGAATGAAAACAGCAAAGATTCGAAACCAACAGTTTTAATTGTTGATGATGATAACGATGCACTTTTTACTATTGGTGAGTTCGTTAAGGAAATGAATTGTAATACCATATTTGCACATAATGGGATGGAATGTTTATTAACATTGAATCATATTGAACCGGATTTAATATTTTTAGATATAATGATGCCGCAGATGGATGGATTTGAAACAATAAAACAAATACGTAATGAAAAAAGATTTGAAAATATTCCTGTAATTGCACTAACAGCTTATGCAATGCTGGATAATAAAGAGGTTATTGAAAAAAATGGTTTTAATGATCTAGTAACAAAACCGATAAACTCACAAGTACTTGCCTCGAAATTAAAAAAATATTTAAAAGCCAAAGTTAGTTAA